TAAATCCAGTGGATCATCTATTGTTTAAATCCAATTATTGATAGACTAATAAAAATTTCTGGTAGGCCCAAATTTAAATGATAAGATTAGATATTACATGTAACATAACTTTATAGGAATAGGTCTATTAGGTCAATTTTTTTTAAAAAATCACACATGAATCAAGGTTGTGACTTCTGTTTTAATATATACTAGATCTAGATCCGCGCAACCGCGCAAATTTTTGTTTTCATTTATTTTTATATAAATATTTTGTTTTCAATTCGAAATTGGTATATATTATAATATATATGTGTCTATCAATTTTTAAAACATAATAAGTTTACTGTATATTTTTTTTCATTGGATAGATTGTTTCAAACTTTTACTTGTATCTTCTTCTATATATATATTTTCAGATTATTATTTCATTATTAAAATAACCGTAAACTTATTACGTTTTAAAAATTGATAGACACATATATACACATGTACCAATTTATAATTGAAAACAAAATGTTTATATAAAAATAAATGAAAACAAAAATCCGCGCGGTTGCGCGGATCGAGATCTAGTTACATGATTAAGTTGGGAAATTATTGGCCCACGTAATCCACATTTTATAAAATAACTGGTACAGTATTTGGCAATTATAGGCATTTTAATCAAAACTGAAAGACCACATAGTGCATTTGCGTTGCTGTATACTAGTTTGACAAAGTACTATTTAACAAGATCATCCCATTTGCAGTATTGACCACCGGCCAATGCACGGTAGTAACGGTCTCTGCAATAGACCGGTCTTCCATCAGCAGCCTCAGCCGCGGCTGCTGCCAAGTCATCATCAGTGACAACATCTGTGGGCAACCGAAGCAATTGTTCTTTTCTGCATAATTTGTATGAAGGAAAAGAGATGAGAGTGTGGCTCCAACCAAAAGTTATGATAGTTTGGTGTTACTGATTGATCTCTCTCCTTGTTACCTCATATTGAACTTGTTGTTGGTTCTTGAAATGGAAACCTCTGGTTGGTTATCCTTAGATGATCTTAGAGTGGTTTTAAAGAAATACTCGACTGGTGTTGCGAAAACGAATAGGACGAATGCTGAAACGAGCAAAGCTCCTGTTCCAATTAATGTCTGCTTCAGCATCTTGATTACTGGCTTCACCTGAAACTCACAAATGTAGCCTCAGTTTCTTTTTTTTTGCCTTTCCAGCATTTGAATAAGAAACATCATTGTCTGCATTCATTTACCTTGTAAGAGCCTAACAGCCTGTCCCTAGCCAATACCTGAGAAGAAACAAAGATGGAAATGCATTTAGACCATAGGAATGTTCATTTCTTGTAGTGAAAAGGGAAAAGACTTTGGAAAAGCAAACCTCTGGAGGCTTAACCCACATTTGGCCATCATACCATCCGCTCTCTTCGTATGGAATAACAGCAGAAAGTAGTCTATCTCCAACATAGCTCCATCCCTAACAACAAACCAACCAACTTCATTTATAATCCACTAATAAATTAATGTTAAGCTGGGGAGAAGTCTATTAATTAAATACCAGGTAAATTCTCAAGACAATCAACGAAACCAGGAATAAAGTCCCAGTCCCTGCAGCTATAACAAACCTCAAAGGTTCCTGCCAGGAAAATTATATTATAATCTGTAAAAAAAAAAAAAGAGTGTACAAGGGAGAGGGTCACTCACTCTGGAAGGATTAAAGCTAGCAGCAGCGATGGGAACACCAAGGACAGTGAAGGTGACCAACCAAAGACCACCGAGACGAAGAAAGAATTTGCTTGGACCCAATTCTCCCCATGAGTACAACATCCCTTCCTTCAAAGCCGAATACTCATTCACCTAAATAACCCCAACAAAAAAAAAAAAAAAATGATTTCATCTATTTATAGAGTTAGAAAAAAAATGACAAAAAAGTAAAATATAC
This genomic interval from Brassica oleracea var. oleracea cultivar TO1000 chromosome C2, BOL, whole genome shotgun sequence contains the following:
- the LOC106324718 gene encoding uncharacterized protein ycf36-like; protein product: MLRLSANYPLLPKKVCNRKLGNYYDSSSIVKYGDDGKKKQMFVRVSVKAMKEEGNGSGSMSFSGQSWDPSSEIQVPSDQRPVNEYSALKEGMLYSWGELGPSKFFLRLGGLWLVTFTVLGVPIAAASFNPSREPLRFVIAAGTGTLFLVSLIVLRIYLGWSYVGDRLLSAVIPYEESGWYDGQMWVKPPEVLARDRLLGSYKVKPVIKMLKQTLIGTGALLVSAFVLFVFATPVEYFFKTTLRSSKDNQPEVSISRTNNKFNMRKEQLLRLPTDVVTDDDLAAAAAEAADGRPVYCRDRYYRALAGGQYCKWDDLVK